One genomic window of Desulfonema ishimotonii includes the following:
- a CDS encoding acylphosphatase, with protein sequence MNSDRAARRIKINGVVQGVGFRPFLYGLAKAYGLAGEVSNTGAGVETLVEGPWESIELFVRDIREKNPLLARVDQVAEQEIPVQGFDKFTIIQSGTSQARSTLISPDVCTCADCLFEMNDPKDRRFEYPFINCTNCGPRFTIIRDIPYDRPKTSMHVFDMCDQCQKEYEDPMDRRFHAQPNACPVCGPRVFLTDRWGGKSTLTRALNRPRRPGLSLQRQAICSGKGISWASRAWGAFTWPLMPPMMLLSNGCGS encoded by the coding sequence ATGAACTCTGACCGGGCTGCCAGGCGGATAAAAATTAACGGAGTGGTCCAGGGGGTGGGGTTTAGGCCCTTTTTATACGGCCTGGCCAAAGCCTACGGCCTGGCCGGTGAAGTGTCCAATACCGGGGCAGGGGTGGAAACCCTTGTGGAAGGACCATGGGAATCCATTGAATTGTTTGTCCGGGATATCCGGGAAAAAAATCCCCTGCTGGCCCGGGTTGACCAAGTGGCTGAACAAGAGATTCCGGTCCAGGGATTTGATAAATTCACCATCATTCAAAGCGGCACCTCCCAGGCCCGGTCCACCCTGATTTCCCCGGATGTCTGCACCTGTGCCGACTGCCTTTTTGAGATGAACGACCCCAAAGACCGCCGGTTTGAATATCCTTTTATCAATTGTACCAACTGCGGACCCAGGTTTACCATTATCCGGGACATTCCCTATGACCGGCCCAAGACTTCCATGCACGTGTTTGACATGTGCGATCAATGCCAAAAAGAGTATGAAGATCCCATGGACCGCAGGTTTCATGCCCAGCCCAATGCCTGCCCGGTCTGCGGACCCCGGGTGTTCTTAACGGACCGGTGGGGCGGGAAATCAACCTTAACCAGAGCCTTGAACAGACCACGCCGTCCGGGGCTGTCATTGCAAAGGCAGGCGATCTGCTCGGGCAAGGGTATATCCTGGGCATCAAGGGCTTGGGGGGCTTTCACCTGGCCGTTGATGCCACCAATGATGCTGCTGTCCAACGGTTGCGGCAGCTGA
- a CDS encoding Sua5/YciO/YrdC/YwlC family protein, with amino-acid sequence MGGFHLAVDATNDAAVQRLRQLKHRPHKPFALMARSASALSCHVHVSGQEKELLNSFHRPIVLLEKRQESLDAGLSPALAPVNTCLGVMLPYTPLHFLLLDKGPSILVMTSGNRSGEPLSIDNDDALDSFSHIADYFLLHDRDIYFRADDSITRIQAGQQRFIRRSRGYAPCPSRCTWILRPYWAAGPG; translated from the coding sequence TTGGGGGGCTTTCACCTGGCCGTTGATGCCACCAATGATGCTGCTGTCCAACGGTTGCGGCAGCTGAAACATCGTCCCCATAAACCCTTTGCCCTCATGGCCCGGTCTGCTTCTGCCCTGTCCTGCCATGTCCATGTATCAGGGCAGGAAAAAGAGCTGCTCAACTCCTTTCACCGTCCCATTGTGCTGCTGGAGAAAAGGCAGGAGTCATTGGATGCCGGATTGTCCCCGGCCCTGGCCCCCGTGAATACCTGCCTGGGGGTCATGCTGCCCTATACGCCTTTACATTTTCTGCTCCTGGACAAGGGGCCTTCCATCCTGGTCATGACTTCGGGAAACCGGTCCGGGGAACCTTTGTCCATTGATAATGATGATGCCCTGGACTCCTTTTCCCATATTGCCGATTATTTTTTGCTCCATGACCGGGACATTTACTTTAGGGCCGATGATTCCATCACGAGAATCCAGGCAGGGCAACAGCGGTTTATCCGCCGGTCCAGGGGATATGCCCCCTGCCCATCTCGCTGCACATGGATCTTGCGCCCATACTGGGCTGCGGGGCCGGGCTGA
- a CDS encoding Kae1-like domain-containing protein: MGGEILACTHGEFVRKAHLSYIHMPGGDAAVLEPWRMAASVLFKAFGRKFLDLDLEYIRETDSKKLGFICQMMEKNLNSPLTSSAGRLFDAVSSLLGICHTISHESQAAMELEALAFQSTEKEPCDFDLDQAGDGIEINLMPCIRQIVRDLIQGRAKADISARFHQTMVKAFSTAASRISLETGLDRVVLSGGVFNNNMILTRMIRSLEENKFKVYTHTRVPCGDGGISLGQVLAAAAIMK, from the coding sequence CTGGGCGGGGAGATCCTGGCCTGCACCCATGGGGAATTTGTGCGCAAGGCGCATCTTTCCTATATCCATATGCCCGGCGGGGATGCTGCCGTGCTGGAACCCTGGCGCATGGCTGCATCTGTTTTGTTCAAGGCCTTTGGCCGGAAATTTTTGGATTTGGATCTGGAATACATCCGGGAAACGGACAGCAAAAAACTCGGGTTTATCTGTCAGATGATGGAAAAAAATTTAAACTCTCCTTTGACTTCCAGTGCAGGCCGCCTGTTTGATGCCGTATCCTCCCTTCTGGGTATTTGTCACACGATTTCCCATGAAAGCCAGGCCGCCATGGAACTTGAGGCCCTGGCCTTTCAATCCACTGAAAAAGAGCCCTGTGACTTTGATTTGGATCAGGCCGGCGACGGGATTGAAATTAACCTTATGCCCTGTATCCGGCAGATCGTCAGGGACTTGATCCAGGGCCGGGCAAAGGCAGACATCAGCGCCAGGTTCCACCAGACCATGGTCAAGGCCTTTTCAACCGCGGCCTCCAGGATATCCCTTGAAACCGGGCTGGACCGGGTGGTACTCTCCGGGGGTGTGTTTAATAATAATATGATTCTGACCCGGATGATAAGATCCCTTGAAGAAAACAAATTTAAGGTTTATACCCATACCCGGGTACCCTGTGGGGACGGGGGCATCAGCCTGGGCCAGGTGTTGGCGGCAGCTGCTATCATGAAATAA